One region of Syntrophobacter fumaroxidans MPOB genomic DNA includes:
- a CDS encoding efflux RND transporter permease subunit, which produces MIDRIIEYCANNKFIVFVFIGMAIASGYYAMINVTLDAVPDRSDTQVIIYSRWDRSPDIMEDQVTYPITTAMLGVPKVRDIRGFSDFGYSFVQVIFEDGTDIYWARSRTLEYLSNILPRLPQGVQVEMAKDETANGWVFQYALVDTTGRHNLAELRSIQDWQLRYEIQSVPGVAEVAPIGGFVRQYQVNLDPNALFAYKVSVEKVVEAIRAGNNDVGGRLLEFSGREYMVRGRGYIKSTADIENIVVGTNAQTGTPILLKQLGQVALGPDIRRGVAELDGEGETVGAIVIMRYGENALKVIERVKNRLEEIRPTLPEGVKLVTTYDRSDLIDRSIETLTHTLIEELVIVSLVILIFLWHIPSAIIPILTIPITVIISFIPMYGMNLTANIMSLGGIAIAIGAMVDAAIVVVEQTHKKLEHWEAEGRRENFKDVVVGAVKEVGGPSFFALLVIAVAFLPIFTLEDVEGRLFKPLAYTKNFAMAIAAVLAITLDPALRLLFTRMTHYEFRPRWLAWIANTALVGRIHSEENHPISRPLMRIYHPVVEFVLRHQYATILAAVLVVAATVPIFNRLGSEFMPPLDEGALFYMPTTVPGISVTEATNLLQMQDKVIKSFPEVERVFGKAGRAETATDPAPFSMMETVILLKPPSEWPKVPRWYSDFAPEWLQSILRRAWPDHRSTNDLVYGPGGLNEAMQIPGVVNAWTMPIKARADMLSTGIRTAVGIKILGKDLKTIEAIGQNMEAVIKDVPGTVTVFAERTAAGYFIDFDLKREELARYGLTVAQVETVIGSAVGGENVTTTIEGRERYPVNVRYMRDYRSSFDGLKRTFVTTMDGTQIPLAQVADIKIVSGPGMIRDDNGRLSGYVYVDIKDRDLGGYVQDAKRAVLEKVKLPPGYSLVWSGQYEYLQRVEQRLLVVVPITLFIIFLLIHFNTGAVSKTLIILLAVPFSAVGAFWFLYLLDYNLSIAVWVGVIALMGVDAETGVFMLLYLDLAFYARRKQGRMQSKDDLREAILEGAVKRLRPKFMTVAVMFLGLVPIMWSTGAGSDVMKRIAAPMIGGIFTSFIMELVVYPAIYEVWRWHFHVKKGTGPAN; this is translated from the coding sequence ATGATCGACAGGATCATCGAATATTGCGCGAACAACAAGTTCATCGTCTTTGTTTTCATCGGCATGGCCATCGCCTCCGGCTACTATGCGATGATAAACGTTACCCTCGACGCCGTTCCCGACCGCTCGGACACGCAGGTGATCATCTACTCCCGCTGGGACCGCAGCCCCGACATCATGGAAGACCAGGTCACCTACCCCATCACGACCGCCATGCTCGGCGTGCCCAAGGTGCGCGACATCCGGGGTTTCTCGGACTTCGGCTACTCCTTTGTCCAGGTGATTTTCGAAGACGGGACCGACATCTACTGGGCACGCTCCAGGACGCTGGAATACCTGAGCAACATCCTCCCGCGCCTTCCCCAGGGCGTCCAGGTGGAAATGGCCAAGGATGAGACCGCCAACGGCTGGGTGTTCCAGTACGCCCTGGTGGACACCACCGGCAGGCATAACCTCGCGGAACTGCGCTCGATCCAGGACTGGCAGCTGCGATACGAGATCCAGTCGGTCCCCGGGGTCGCGGAAGTGGCCCCCATCGGCGGGTTCGTCCGCCAGTACCAGGTCAATCTCGACCCCAATGCCCTTTTTGCCTACAAGGTTTCGGTGGAAAAGGTCGTGGAAGCCATCCGCGCCGGCAACAACGACGTCGGGGGACGCCTCCTGGAATTCTCCGGCCGCGAATACATGGTGAGAGGCCGGGGTTACATCAAGTCCACAGCCGATATCGAAAACATCGTGGTCGGCACCAATGCGCAGACCGGGACGCCCATCCTGTTGAAACAACTGGGCCAAGTGGCGCTGGGACCGGATATCCGGCGCGGAGTGGCCGAACTGGACGGGGAAGGGGAAACCGTCGGCGCCATCGTCATCATGCGTTACGGGGAAAATGCCCTGAAGGTCATCGAGCGGGTCAAAAACAGGCTTGAAGAAATCAGGCCCACCTTGCCCGAAGGGGTAAAACTGGTCACCACTTACGACCGTTCCGACTTGATCGACCGGTCCATCGAAACGCTGACGCATACGCTCATCGAGGAACTGGTCATTGTGAGCCTGGTCATTCTCATCTTTCTCTGGCACATTCCCAGCGCCATCATCCCGATCCTCACCATCCCCATCACGGTGATCATCTCCTTTATCCCCATGTACGGCATGAACCTCACCGCCAACATCATGTCGCTGGGCGGTATCGCCATCGCCATCGGGGCCATGGTTGACGCGGCGATCGTGGTGGTGGAGCAGACGCACAAGAAGCTCGAACATTGGGAAGCGGAGGGAAGAAGGGAGAACTTCAAGGATGTCGTGGTGGGGGCCGTCAAGGAGGTGGGAGGACCGAGCTTTTTCGCCCTGCTGGTGATCGCGGTTGCGTTCCTGCCCATCTTCACCCTGGAAGACGTGGAAGGCCGCCTGTTCAAGCCCCTCGCCTACACCAAGAATTTTGCCATGGCCATCGCGGCGGTGCTCGCCATCACGCTCGATCCGGCACTCCGTCTGCTCTTCACGCGCATGACGCATTACGAGTTCCGCCCCCGCTGGCTTGCCTGGATTGCCAACACCGCGCTCGTCGGCAGGATCCACAGCGAGGAGAATCACCCCATCAGCCGGCCCCTGATGAGGATCTACCACCCCGTTGTCGAGTTCGTCCTGCGGCACCAATATGCGACGATTCTTGCGGCGGTGCTCGTGGTTGCGGCCACCGTCCCGATCTTCAACCGGCTTGGTTCCGAATTCATGCCGCCCCTCGATGAAGGCGCCCTGTTCTACATGCCCACGACGGTCCCCGGAATTTCGGTAACCGAAGCCACCAACCTGCTCCAGATGCAGGACAAGGTGATCAAGTCCTTTCCGGAGGTCGAGCGGGTGTTCGGAAAGGCGGGTCGTGCCGAAACCGCCACCGATCCGGCTCCATTCAGCATGATGGAGACCGTTATTCTCCTCAAGCCGCCCTCGGAATGGCCCAAAGTGCCGCGCTGGTATTCGGATTTCGCCCCCGAGTGGCTTCAGAGCATTCTCAGGCGTGCCTGGCCCGACCACAGAAGCACCAACGACCTGGTCTACGGTCCGGGCGGGCTCAATGAAGCCATGCAGATACCCGGGGTCGTCAACGCATGGACCATGCCCATCAAGGCGCGCGCGGACATGCTGTCGACCGGGATTCGCACGGCCGTAGGCATCAAGATACTCGGCAAGGATCTGAAAACCATCGAGGCCATCGGGCAGAACATGGAAGCAGTCATCAAGGACGTTCCCGGCACGGTGACGGTGTTCGCCGAACGCACCGCTGCGGGATACTTCATCGATTTCGACCTCAAACGCGAGGAGCTCGCCCGCTACGGCCTGACGGTCGCACAGGTGGAAACGGTCATCGGCTCCGCGGTGGGAGGCGAAAACGTCACAACCACCATTGAGGGGCGCGAACGCTACCCGGTCAACGTGCGCTACATGCGGGACTACCGGAGCTCGTTTGACGGGCTGAAGCGCACCTTCGTCACCACCATGGACGGGACCCAGATACCCCTCGCCCAGGTTGCCGACATCAAGATCGTGTCCGGGCCGGGCATGATCCGGGACGACAACGGGCGGCTGAGCGGTTACGTATACGTGGACATCAAGGACCGCGACCTCGGCGGATACGTCCAGGACGCCAAGCGCGCCGTGCTGGAAAAGGTGAAACTGCCTCCCGGCTACAGCCTGGTCTGGAGCGGCCAGTACGAGTATTTGCAGCGCGTCGAGCAAAGGCTCCTTGTCGTGGTGCCGATTACGCTTTTCATCATCTTCCTGCTGATCCACTTCAACACGGGAGCCGTGTCCAAGACCCTCATCATCCTGCTGGCAGTGCCGTTCTCCGCGGTCGGGGCATTCTGGTTTCTGTACTTGCTCGACTACAACCTCAGCATCGCCGTATGGGTCGGGGTGATCGCACTCATGGGGGTGGATGCCGAAACCGGCGTCTTCATGCTCCTCTACCTGGACCTCGCCTTCTACGCGCGCCGGAAACAAGGGCGGATGCAGAGCAAGGACGACCTGCGGGAAGCCATCCTGGAAGGGGCCGTGAAACGGTTGCGGCCCAAATTCATGACCGTGGCGGTGATGTTTCTCGGGCTGGTTCCCATCATGTGGTCGACGGGCGCCGGATCGGACGTCATGAAACGCATCGCCGCGCCGATGATCGGCGGCATTTTCACGTCGTTCATCATGGAACTGGTGGTCTACCCGGCAATCTACGAAGTCTGGCGCTGGCACTTCCATGTGAAAAAGGGAACCGGCCCTGCAAACTGA
- the aspA gene encoding aspartate ammonia-lyase, with the protein MRREHDLIGEMQIPSECYYGIQTLRAVHNFEITGVPISSMPELVHCLAYVKKAAALANLELGVLPSPIAKAVADACDEVIEGKLLGQFVVDVIQGGAGTSTNMNANEVIANRALELMGFEKGRYDVVHPLNHVNCSQSTNDVYPTAVRLALLMKLSGLMEEMTSLQESFTAKITEFADVIKIGRTQLQDAVPMTLGQEFSAYATTIGEDVQRVGEARELLLEINLGATAIGTGLNAPPDYARVVTRHLSGLTGLPLVTSANLIEATWDTGAYVQVSSVLKRVAVKLSKICNDLRLLSSGPRAGLGEINLPAVQPGSSIMPGKVNPVIPEVVNQVAYEVIGNDVTISFASEAGQLELNAMEPIIAFNLFRSIDMLGRSCRVLADKCVDGITANRERCRRMVENSISIVTALNPIIGYEKSSALAREALETDRSIYDLAIEKGVLSRETLDEILTPENMTHPRYLKRR; encoded by the coding sequence ATGAGGCGGGAACACGACCTGATCGGAGAGATGCAGATACCATCCGAATGCTATTATGGCATCCAGACGCTTCGCGCCGTGCACAATTTCGAGATCACCGGCGTGCCGATTTCCAGTATGCCCGAACTGGTTCATTGTCTCGCCTATGTGAAGAAGGCGGCCGCGCTGGCGAATCTGGAGCTTGGCGTGCTGCCTTCGCCCATAGCGAAGGCCGTTGCCGACGCCTGCGATGAAGTGATCGAAGGGAAGCTCCTGGGTCAGTTCGTTGTCGATGTCATCCAGGGGGGTGCCGGCACGTCCACCAACATGAACGCCAACGAAGTGATTGCCAACCGGGCGCTCGAGCTCATGGGCTTCGAAAAAGGCCGGTACGACGTCGTCCACCCGCTCAACCACGTGAACTGCTCCCAGTCGACGAACGACGTGTATCCGACGGCCGTCAGGCTGGCGCTGCTCATGAAACTGTCCGGGCTCATGGAGGAGATGACGTCGCTCCAGGAATCGTTCACTGCCAAGATCACGGAATTCGCGGACGTGATCAAGATCGGGAGAACGCAATTGCAGGATGCGGTTCCCATGACCCTGGGACAGGAATTTTCAGCCTATGCGACCACCATTGGCGAGGATGTCCAAAGGGTTGGCGAGGCCCGCGAGTTGCTTCTCGAAATCAACCTGGGCGCCACCGCCATCGGCACGGGGCTCAATGCGCCGCCCGATTATGCGCGGGTGGTGACCCGGCACCTGAGCGGTCTCACAGGACTGCCGCTGGTCACGTCGGCGAATCTGATCGAAGCGACTTGGGACACGGGCGCTTATGTCCAGGTTTCGAGCGTTCTGAAGCGGGTGGCGGTGAAGCTGTCCAAGATATGCAACGACCTGCGGCTGCTCTCCTCCGGCCCGAGAGCCGGCCTCGGCGAAATCAACCTGCCCGCGGTGCAGCCGGGCTCATCCATCATGCCGGGGAAGGTGAACCCGGTGATTCCGGAAGTCGTCAACCAGGTCGCTTACGAGGTCATCGGCAACGATGTGACCATCTCTTTCGCATCGGAAGCCGGGCAGCTCGAATTAAACGCAATGGAGCCCATCATCGCCTTCAACCTGTTCCGGTCCATAGACATGCTCGGTCGATCCTGCCGGGTCCTTGCGGACAAGTGCGTCGACGGCATAACGGCGAACAGGGAGCGCTGCCGCAGAATGGTCGAGAACAGCATCAGCATCGTGACCGCTCTCAACCCCATCATCGGCTACGAAAAATCGTCCGCGCTGGCCAGGGAGGCCCTCGAAACGGATCGATCCATCTACGATCTGGCGATCGAAAAGGGAGTGCTGAGCCGGGAGACCCTCGACGAAATCCTCACTCCGGAAAACATGACGCATCCACGGTACCTCAAGAGACGGTGA
- the rnk gene encoding nucleoside diphosphate kinase regulator, whose protein sequence is MAKRRKIYVSDYDMKRLEKLIELLSEDEWDDRDTKHLQVLEEELRKAEVVAARNIPRDTVTMNSKVRVKDLDTGIETIYHLVFPGEADVKQNRISVLAPIGTALIGYAVGDVIQWNVPAGTKKLRIEEILYQPEAAGDFHL, encoded by the coding sequence ATGGCGAAAAGAAGAAAGATATACGTGAGTGATTACGATATGAAGCGTCTGGAGAAACTGATAGAGTTGTTGTCGGAAGATGAATGGGATGACCGCGACACGAAACATCTGCAGGTGCTTGAAGAAGAGTTGCGCAAGGCGGAGGTGGTGGCTGCGCGGAATATTCCCCGGGATACGGTGACGATGAACTCCAAGGTCCGCGTCAAGGATCTGGATACGGGGATCGAGACGATCTATCATCTGGTTTTTCCCGGTGAAGCCGACGTGAAGCAAAACAGGATATCCGTGCTGGCTCCCATCGGCACGGCACTCATCGGGTACGCCGTCGGGGACGTCATCCAATGGAATGTTCCCGCGGGGACGAAGAAATTGAGAATCGAGGAGATCCTCTATCAACCTGAAGCGGCAGGGGATTTTCATCTCTGA
- a CDS encoding sigma-54-dependent transcriptional regulator — translation MADERTSILVIDDSRDTLEVLQRNLVSRGFQVLAVSEVSEAIRLLETQNISLVITDIRMPKVDGFSVIRHVRENCKGVEVLAITGFPTIDGAIRAMKTGAGEYLIKPFTDEELFSAIDHALARLRLKKQASPSAAPRRQYGIIGESRAMMQVYEAIEHAASSSATVLIQGESGTGKELIARAIHYGSRRAGFPFVPVNCGGIPEPLLESELFGYTKGAFTGAAGSRAGFFQTADRGTILLDEISEASLPMQIKLLRVLQEGEICMLGSSKPRKVNIRIVAATNRVLHELVRQGLFREDLFYRLNVITIDAPPLRDRGDDIVLLVNHFVKTFSERYGRTPPRLSEALLGILRAYHWPGNVRELENVIHRLLSMPSSTTLDIPDLPPFMRFSAVGEGSLNRTLAEVEAEHVRRVLDSVGGNKTLAARILGVDRKTLRAKLRKT, via the coding sequence ATGGCCGATGAACGAACAAGCATTCTGGTCATCGACGACAGCAGGGATACCCTGGAGGTTTTGCAGAGAAACCTTGTTTCGAGAGGTTTTCAGGTTCTGGCCGTTTCCGAGGTTTCCGAAGCGATACGACTCCTTGAGACGCAAAACATCTCGCTCGTCATCACGGACATAAGGATGCCCAAAGTCGACGGATTCAGCGTGATCCGGCACGTGCGTGAAAACTGCAAGGGAGTCGAGGTGCTGGCAATCACGGGTTTTCCAACCATCGACGGCGCCATAAGGGCCATGAAAACGGGGGCCGGTGAGTACCTGATCAAGCCTTTCACGGACGAGGAGCTGTTTTCCGCCATCGATCACGCCCTTGCCAGGCTGAGGTTGAAGAAGCAGGCCTCGCCTTCCGCGGCTCCCCGTCGTCAATATGGGATCATTGGGGAATCCAGGGCCATGATGCAGGTTTACGAAGCCATCGAGCACGCCGCGTCGAGCAGCGCAACCGTTCTGATTCAGGGCGAGAGCGGAACGGGCAAGGAGCTCATCGCGCGAGCCATTCATTACGGCAGCCGGAGGGCGGGATTTCCTTTTGTCCCGGTAAACTGCGGAGGAATTCCCGAGCCGTTGCTCGAAAGCGAGCTTTTCGGCTACACGAAAGGGGCCTTCACGGGGGCCGCGGGCAGCCGCGCCGGTTTTTTCCAGACGGCGGATCGAGGCACGATCCTGCTCGATGAAATAAGCGAAGCGAGTCTGCCCATGCAGATCAAGCTGCTCCGGGTTCTCCAGGAGGGTGAAATATGCATGCTGGGGTCCAGCAAGCCCCGGAAGGTGAACATCAGAATTGTGGCCGCCACCAACCGGGTTCTTCATGAGCTGGTGCGGCAGGGCTTGTTCCGGGAGGACCTGTTCTACCGGTTGAACGTCATCACCATCGATGCCCCACCCCTCCGCGACAGGGGCGACGACATCGTTCTGCTCGTCAACCATTTTGTAAAAACGTTTTCGGAGCGTTACGGCAGGACCCCGCCCCGGCTCTCGGAAGCGCTGCTCGGCATTCTTCGCGCCTATCACTGGCCGGGCAACGTCCGGGAACTGGAAAACGTCATCCACCGGTTGTTGTCCATGCCCTCCTCCACAACCCTGGACATACCGGATCTGCCTCCATTCATGCGCTTCTCCGCCGTTGGCGAAGGCAGCCTCAATCGCACGCTCGCAGAGGTGGAAGCGGAACACGTTCGGAGAGTCCTCGACAGTGTCGGCGGAAACAAGACCCTTGCGGCGAGGATTCTCGGCGTGGACAGAAAGACGCTTCGGGCGAAACTGCGGAAGACTTGA
- a CDS encoding sensor histidine kinase, protein MGSRRSGRRGADEELVGLTTRLLETAAETPARSVFLRRTLGMLVEYSGCDVAVVCLDEDEPCLREAENQGDGVVRVRRSDIPGGKSTGRGVSGCTAGLLNFFLERKSRIESAAIGRFSERGTFWTADARRLRAEFEDPAVTVLSDDWKRIGAARSIAWVRLNEDDPSGGYLQFSRSRARLSARDVGFFESLSRVFSIALRHWRVTWSLQERVKELSCLYRIAGVLDTPDKSIGDILHEIVNIIPSAWLHDEDAVSRITLDELTCASSGYLEGRQEQSADIVIEGQRRGCVCVAYLRDKPESDEGPFLAEERKLLDTIARELSLRIERRLYEDEQARVKEQLKHSNRLAVIGQLAAAVAHELNEPLTNILGFAQLAVKEPVLPEQVGGDLERIIANSLHAREIVRKLLMYGRKMPERKSPIDVNKVAREALGLFEHRLDKENIELELELSGDEVRVLADPAHLRQVVANLVLNAIHAMPQGGTLRVGTLLKGAQVEIVVQDTGGGISETIKDKIFIPFFTTKDSHHGTGLGLPVVREIVTGLGGTITIDSAPGSGTAVLVSLPGAVPGLREDGGEGNGR, encoded by the coding sequence ATGGGATCGAGGCGATCGGGTCGCCGCGGTGCCGATGAGGAACTGGTCGGATTGACCACCCGACTTCTAGAAACGGCCGCCGAGACCCCGGCGCGATCGGTTTTTCTGAGAAGAACCCTGGGCATGCTGGTCGAATACTCGGGCTGCGATGTCGCAGTGGTTTGCCTGGATGAGGATGAACCGTGCCTCCGCGAGGCGGAGAATCAGGGCGACGGTGTGGTCCGGGTTCGGCGAAGCGACATTCCGGGCGGGAAATCGACCGGGAGAGGGGTGTCCGGGTGTACGGCCGGTCTGCTCAATTTTTTTCTTGAAAGAAAGAGCCGGATCGAAAGTGCCGCGATCGGTCGTTTCTCCGAGCGGGGGACTTTCTGGACCGCCGATGCGCGACGGTTGCGGGCCGAATTCGAAGACCCGGCGGTGACCGTTCTTTCCGATGATTGGAAACGGATCGGGGCCGCTCGCTCCATTGCATGGGTCCGTCTCAACGAGGACGACCCGTCCGGCGGGTACCTTCAGTTCTCCCGGAGCCGTGCCCGGTTGAGTGCCCGCGACGTGGGATTTTTCGAGTCCCTGTCCCGGGTTTTCTCCATCGCCCTGCGGCATTGGCGCGTTACCTGGTCTCTACAGGAACGGGTCAAGGAGCTTTCCTGCCTCTACCGCATCGCCGGGGTGCTGGATACCCCGGACAAATCCATCGGGGATATTCTTCACGAAATCGTGAACATCATCCCTTCGGCATGGCTCCATGATGAAGACGCCGTTTCTCGGATCACGCTCGATGAGCTGACGTGCGCCTCGTCCGGCTACCTGGAAGGGCGGCAGGAGCAATCGGCCGATATTGTCATCGAAGGTCAAAGAAGGGGATGTGTTTGTGTGGCGTATCTAAGAGACAAGCCCGAATCCGACGAAGGCCCTTTCCTGGCCGAAGAGCGGAAACTGCTCGACACGATTGCACGGGAACTTTCGCTGCGCATCGAACGCAGGCTGTATGAAGACGAACAGGCCAGGGTGAAGGAACAGTTAAAGCACTCGAACCGGCTGGCCGTCATCGGCCAGCTTGCGGCGGCGGTGGCCCACGAATTGAACGAACCGCTGACCAACATCCTGGGATTTGCCCAGTTGGCCGTCAAGGAACCCGTTTTGCCGGAACAGGTCGGCGGCGACCTGGAGAGGATCATCGCGAATTCGCTCCATGCCAGGGAGATCGTGCGAAAACTGCTCATGTACGGCAGAAAGATGCCCGAACGCAAATCCCCCATCGATGTGAACAAGGTCGCGAGGGAGGCGCTGGGCCTATTCGAACATCGCCTGGACAAGGAGAACATCGAGCTCGAGCTCGAGCTGTCCGGGGATGAAGTCCGGGTCCTTGCCGATCCCGCACATCTGAGGCAGGTGGTGGCAAACCTTGTCCTGAACGCCATACATGCCATGCCGCAAGGCGGGACGCTCCGCGTGGGCACCCTGCTGAAGGGGGCGCAAGTGGAAATAGTCGTCCAGGATACCGGTGGCGGCATCAGTGAAACGATCAAGGACAAGATATTTATTCCTTTCTTCACCACGAAGGATTCTCACCACGGCACCGGGCTCGGCCTGCCCGTGGTGCGGGAAATCGTCACGGGCCTCGGCGGGACCATCACGATCGATAGCGCTCCCGGCTCCGGAACGGCGGTCCTGGTGAGTCTGCCGGGCGCGGTTCCGGGCCTCCGGGAGGATGGAGGAGAAGGGAATGGCCGATGA
- the glyS gene encoding glycine--tRNA ligase subunit beta, which translates to MGEPLYIEIGCEEIPAGYIAPALESMSRQMTRFLDENRVGRGEPHVTGTPRRLILSIPDVSTQQEACTTEIIGPPKQAAFDAGGKPTRAAEGFARGQGVTIEDIRIKETPRGEYLFILREESGSATRALLEKMLPDFIAHIPFPKSMRWAGLSVTFARPVRWIVALLGRETLDLEYGDIRSGDKAMGHRFMSPEWLTVTDYDSHTRNLAKHYVIAEIAERKKLIAEKIREAAVGVGGGILEDEELLDEVTQIVEYPEPIVGEFEEKYLELPPELLITVIKKHQRYFAVTDTDGKLLRYFVTVANTIPRDPRLVAAGNGRVVRARLEDARFYYREDQKVRLDDRVEQLKGVVFHSKMGTSWEKKERFTALARWLGERIAPDRLETLLRAAHLCKADLVTGMVGEFPELQGVMGRAYARLQGEPEAVAAAIFEHYLPNRAGGSIPEGMEGALLSVADKMDTIAACFGVGLNPSGTADPFALRRQTLGILRIILEKSFRLSLCELIDKALPLLADKLTVPPETARKDVLEFFRGRLLHYLVSQEGYAADLVEATLAVGIDDPVDAVARTKALVAFKARPDFESLAAAFKRVANIIKEPETLPVEPELLQTAPEQALFGALSDTEGIVNEALARSDYDAALEAMSRLRGFVDAFFDSVLVMDKDERVRRNRLALLTRIRDLFSGVADFRKIQTA; encoded by the coding sequence GTGGGAGAACCCCTTTATATCGAAATTGGATGCGAAGAGATCCCCGCGGGGTACATCGCGCCCGCCCTGGAATCCATGTCCCGGCAGATGACGCGGTTTCTGGACGAGAACCGGGTGGGCCGCGGCGAGCCCCACGTCACCGGCACGCCCAGGCGGCTCATACTGTCCATTCCCGACGTTTCCACGCAGCAGGAGGCGTGTACGACGGAGATCATCGGTCCGCCGAAGCAGGCGGCCTTCGACGCCGGGGGAAAGCCCACCAGGGCGGCGGAAGGATTCGCCAGGGGCCAGGGAGTGACCATCGAGGACATCCGGATCAAGGAGACTCCACGCGGCGAGTATCTCTTCATCCTGCGGGAGGAATCCGGTTCCGCCACCCGGGCGCTCCTGGAGAAGATGCTCCCTGACTTCATCGCTCACATCCCGTTTCCCAAGTCCATGCGCTGGGCCGGGCTGAGCGTGACGTTCGCCAGGCCCGTGCGCTGGATCGTCGCGCTCCTCGGCCGGGAAACGCTCGACCTCGAATACGGAGACATCCGAAGCGGCGACAAGGCCATGGGACACCGGTTCATGAGTCCCGAATGGCTGACCGTGACGGACTACGACTCGCACACGCGGAACCTGGCCAAGCACTACGTCATTGCGGAAATCGCCGAAAGGAAGAAGCTCATCGCGGAGAAGATCCGGGAAGCGGCCGTGGGAGTCGGCGGCGGAATTCTCGAAGACGAGGAGCTTCTCGACGAAGTGACCCAGATTGTCGAATACCCCGAGCCGATCGTCGGGGAATTCGAGGAGAAATACCTCGAGCTGCCTCCGGAGCTCCTGATCACCGTGATCAAGAAGCACCAGCGATACTTTGCCGTGACCGATACGGACGGCAAGCTGCTGCGCTACTTCGTGACGGTCGCCAACACCATTCCCAGGGACCCCCGGCTGGTGGCCGCGGGCAACGGGCGGGTCGTGCGGGCTCGCCTCGAGGACGCGCGATTCTACTATCGGGAAGACCAGAAGGTGCGGCTGGACGATCGGGTCGAGCAGCTCAAAGGCGTGGTGTTCCATTCGAAGATGGGTACGAGCTGGGAAAAGAAGGAGCGTTTCACGGCCCTGGCCCGGTGGCTGGGGGAGCGGATCGCACCGGATCGGCTCGAAACCCTCCTGAGAGCCGCTCACCTCTGCAAGGCCGACCTGGTGACCGGCATGGTCGGTGAATTCCCCGAGCTCCAGGGGGTGATGGGACGGGCCTACGCGCGGCTCCAGGGAGAACCGGAAGCGGTGGCCGCGGCCATCTTCGAGCATTATCTGCCCAACCGGGCGGGTGGCTCGATTCCCGAAGGCATGGAAGGCGCCCTGTTGAGCGTAGCCGACAAGATGGACACCATCGCGGCCTGCTTCGGCGTGGGGTTGAATCCCAGCGGCACGGCGGACCCATTCGCTCTGCGCCGCCAAACCCTCGGAATTCTGCGAATCATCCTTGAGAAATCGTTCCGTCTATCGCTCTGCGAGCTCATCGACAAGGCATTGCCGCTGCTGGCGGACAAGCTGACCGTCCCGCCCGAGACGGCCAGGAAGGACGTCCTGGAATTCTTCCGAGGCCGCCTGCTGCACTACCTGGTGAGCCAGGAGGGGTACGCCGCGGACCTGGTGGAGGCGACTCTGGCGGTGGGGATTGACGATCCGGTGGATGCGGTGGCTCGCACAAAGGCACTGGTGGCCTTCAAGGCCCGGCCCGATTTCGAGAGTCTGGCCGCCGCCTTCAAGAGAGTGGCGAACATCATCAAGGAACCCGAAACCCTGCCGGTGGAACCCGAATTGCTTCAGACGGCGCCGGAGCAGGCGTTGTTCGGTGCGTTGAGCGATACGGAAGGCATCGTGAACGAAGCCCTTGCCCGGTCCGACTACGACGCGGCCCTCGAGGCGATGTCCAGGCTGCGCGGGTTTGTCGATGCCTTTTTCGATTCGGTCCTGGTGATGGACAAGGACGAGCGCGTGCGCCGCAATCGCCTGGCTCTGCTCACCCGGATCCGGGATCTGTTCTCGGGGGTCGCGGATTTCAGGAAAATCCAGACGGCCTAG